The DNA region AGTTCCGCCGAATCACGCGGAAGGCCTCGAGCGTGCCCGGGTACATCTCGTCGAAGTCATCGCGCGTCAGCGTGAAGTTCTTCCCCCAGTGGGGGCGGCCGCCCAGACGTGTCATCAAGGGCTCAAACCGTTCGAACACCTCCGTGGCGTTGTGCAGTGTGCTCGCGCCGATGTAGCACACGTCGCGTCCGAGCGACGGGCTGATGGGAATGTTGTCCTTGGCCAGGAACCGGACTTCCACCGGCAGAATCAGCGACATATCGCCTTCGTCCACCACCGTCCGGAATCCCTTGAGCGCGTCGGCCGTGTGCTCCACGGGAATGGCGTACTCACATTCGCGGTGAAATACCGGCAGCAGCGGAATGGTGAGGACGTCATCGTAGTCGGCCGTGAAACTGACGATCTTGCGGAAGCCGTCTGACTGGTTCGTCAACACATCGAGCGCCACACCCGGCAGGCCCATCACGTCTCGCGGGAAAGCCCGCGCGAAGAGCCCGCCTGCGAGATCCAGAAGGCTCGGAGTGGCGTTGCCGAGGATGCCCTTCGGATGACCGATGGGATTCTTCGTGATGACCACCACCTTGTTGCGTGGACCAAACGGCGGCAGCAGCCACCAGAAGAGCACGCGCTCATTCTCTGCGGTGAGCGTGTCGATTTTGTCGATGACGTGGTCGAAGGTTGTCAGATACGCCGTGTACTCAAGCTTGTAGTCGGGAACGCACTCAAGTGTGACTTCGGTGATGATCCCCAGCGCGCCCACGTTGATGCGCACCGCATTCAGCAGATCCAACTCCGTTTCGTCGATGGTGCGCACGTCGCCGGTGCCCGTGACCATCTTCACACCGACCACTTGCGTGGAGATATTCCCCAGGCGAAGGCCGGTGCCGTGTGTGCCGGTGGAGAATGCGCCGGCAATCGATTGCTCGGTGACCGACCCGATATTCCGGAATGCCAGACCCCGCTGCCGAAGCGCGGGGATC from Acidobacteriota bacterium includes:
- a CDS encoding FAD-binding protein; this encodes MANCNSNHTFENWSRTIKFRPRRYCQPTTEAQVVDIVKDAATRGECVRTTGAGHSFSQILATADTLVNLDKLAGNITVNGTRATVPGGMRLKDLIPALRQRGLAFRNIGSVTEQSIAGAFSTGTHGTGLRLGNISTQVVGVKMVTGTGDVRTIDETELDLLNAVRINVGALGIITEVTLECVPDYKLEYTAYLTTFDHVIDKIDTLTAENERVLFWWLLPPFGPRNKVVVITKNPIGHPKGILGNATPSLLDLAGGLFARAFPRDVMGLPGVALDVLTNQSDGFRKIVSFTADYDDVLTIPLLPVFHRECEYAIPVEHTADALKGFRTVVDEGDMSLILPVEVRFLAKDNIPISPSLGRDVCYIGASTLHNATEVFERFEPLMTRLGGRPHWGKNFTLTRDDFDEMYPGTLEAFRVIRRNFDPGGVFLNSFMRDYFS